The Lachnospiraceae bacterium KM106-2 nucleotide sequence TGGCTATGAAAATGGTCCAGGTAAGATTACCATGGCATGCAGCATTGACGGTAATGAACTAAGCGTTACCATTCGTGATCAGGGTGTTGGAATTCAAGATGTTAAACAGGCAATGGAACCGCTTTATACGACAAAACCTGAACTAGAGCGTTCTGGGATGGGGTTTGCATTTATGGATGCCTTCATGGACGAGCTGGATGTAAAGTCGGAACAAGGAAAAGGAACTGTTGTGACAATGACGAAGAAGATTGCTAAGATCGGAAATAAAAAGTAAGTCTGAGCGTAGCCTTAAACCGGAGGTGAATATGGATACTCTAGAATTAATTGAACGATCGAAACAAGGCGATAAAGAGGCAAGAGATCAGCTTGTAACAGAGAACATAGGATTAGTTTGGAGTATTGTAAGAAGATTTACCAATCGAGGACATGAATTAGAAGATTTATTTCAAATAGGTACAATTGGCTTAATAAAGGCAATTGATAAATTTGATACCTCATTTGAGGTTAAGTTTTCTACGTATGCAGTACCGATGATAACCGGTGAGATAAAACGGTTTTTACGTGATGATGGTATGATCAAGGTTAGTAGATCCTTAAAGGAGATCGCAGGAAAAGTAAGGATCACTAAAGAAGTCTTAAATAACCGGTTACAGAGAGAGCCGACCATCGAAGAGGTTAGTGAAGAAATCGGGGTTCCAGTTGAAGATATTATCATGGCACTAGAATCCAATGCGGAAGTGGAATCCTTATATAAGACAATTTATCAAGGAGACGGCAATGCAATCTATCTCATTGATAAAGTGGAACAAGTGAAAGATGAGAATGATGTTGTGATCGACAAGATCGCATTAAAGGAAATTATGAATACATTAGATGAAAAGGATAGGAATTTGATCGAGTTACGTTACTTTAAAGATAAGACACAGACGGATATTGCAAAGGAATTAGGAATCTCTCAAGTGCAGGTATCACGTCTCGAGAAGAAGATATTAAAGACAATGCGGGAGCGAATGATCTAATTCGTGTATAAAATAATGGAAAAACCAGATAATAATAGAAGAATATGAAAAAAGCATTAACAATCATCATAAGTTAATGCTTTTTTTATGTACGCGAACAACGAGCCAAAGTGAAACATGCTTCAACCTTGGCGACTATCGTGATATCCGTAAGAAACCCGCTAAGCGAGTTTCTTACGGATTACGCGAACAACGAGCTAAAATTCTAGTTGAAAGGAAGTTGAAAAGAAATGACACATAAAAGAACCTATGTCGTTACGGTTTTA carries:
- a CDS encoding RNA polymerase sporulation specific sigma factor SigF: MDTLELIERSKQGDKEARDQLVTENIGLVWSIVRRFTNRGHELEDLFQIGTIGLIKAIDKFDTSFEVKFSTYAVPMITGEIKRFLRDDGMIKVSRSLKEIAGKVRITKEVLNNRLQREPTIEEVSEEIGVPVEDIIMALESNAEVESLYKTIYQGDGNAIYLIDKVEQVKDENDVVIDKIALKEIMNTLDEKDRNLIELRYFKDKTQTDIAKELGISQVQVSRLEKKILKTMRERMI
- a CDS encoding anti-sigma F factor — translated: MSNTNEMVLEFDSKSENESFARTVVAAFVSSLDPTMEEIADIKTAVSEAVTNCIIHGYENGPGKITMACSIDGNELSVTIRDQGVGIQDVKQAMEPLYTTKPELERSGMGFAFMDAFMDELDVKSEQGKGTVVTMTKKIAKIGNKK